A region of the Deinococcus radiopugnans ATCC 19172 genome:
GTGGGGGAGAGCAAGGCCGAGATGTACCCGGCAGTGGAGTTCACCACCGCCCGTTTGCCCGCTGACAAGCCCCGGTACCTGATGGGCGTGGGGCACCCTGAAGATCTGGTGGCCGGTATCGCGCTGGGGGTCGACATGTTCGACTGCGTGTATCCCACCCGCACTGGCCGCTTCGGCTATGCGCTGACCGATGACGGACGCCTGAACCTGAATTCCAGCGCGCCGCGCCGGGATCTGCGCCCAATTGATGACGATTGCGATTGCTATGCCTGCCGTCATTACACTCGCGCCTACCTGGCTCACCTGGTGCGGGCTGAGGAGTTGCTGGCCCCGCGCATGCTCTCGCTGCACAATCTGCGCTATCTGCATCGGCTGGTCGAGCGGGCCAGGGCCGCCATTGCCACGCAAACCTTCGATACCTGGGCCAGAGCCTGGGGCCGCCAGTACTTCGGCGGTGAGCTGCCCGCATGGTTTGCCGCCAGTCTAGATGCCTCAGGACGCGAGGCAACTGGGGTGCCGCAGCCGTCGCCAAAATGAGCCACATGAGTTGTTCATCTCTTCACACCTTGATCAGAAAGGAGGGGTGAGAGGCGGAATGTCGAATTTATCGGGTTCTCAGGGTTGACCCCCCTGTCTTCATGCTTGTATCATCCGTTCTGATCTGACACCTGCACACCCATCTCGGGGGAGGCGCTCAGATTGCACCACACAGTTGCGCATGCGGGAGAGAACGACGCGGTGAACTACTCCGGGAGAGGAAACTCGGTAACTCGCCCCATCGTCACCTTCAGAAGCCGTTTTTCGTTGCTTCCGACGCGCGACAACCTTTGGGGGTTCGTATGAAGAAAAGCTTGCTCGTTCTCACCGCCGCTCTGGCATTCGGCATGGCCGCTGCCCAGACGGAGGCACCCGCCAGCGCACCTCAGGTGCCTGCGCTGACCGACGTTCCTGCCGGTCACTGGGCCAAGGACGCTATTGACCGTCTGGTTGGTCAGGGCATCATCCTGGGCTACCCCGACGGCACCTACCGTGGCACGCAGAACCTGACGCGATACGAGGCCGCCGTGATCATCGCGCGCCTGCTCGACCAGGTCCGTACCGGTGAAGTGCCTGCTGGCAGCATCGACGCCGACACCCTGACCGCGCTGCAGAACGCGATTCAGGAACTGGCCGCCGATCTGGCTGCCCTGGGCGTGCGCGTCAGCGACCTGGAAGAAAACGCGGTCAGCCGCGACGACTTCACCCGTCTGGAAAGCCGCGTTGAGGAACTGGCGTCCGCCGGAACCGCGACCGCGCCCGCCGGCGACGCCGAAGCGATTGCCAACATCCAGGCCCAGATCGACGACCTGACGGCCCGCGCCGACGACTACGACACCCTGCGTGCCGATGTCGACGACAACGCCAGCAGCATCGCCGCGCTGAACGACCTGACCGTGCTGCTGAACCAGGACATCCTGAACCTGCAGGACCGCACCAGCGCCATCGAAGCCGCCCAGGCCGATCTGGTCCAGAAGGCCGACTTCGACACCCTGTCGGGCCGCGTGGGCACCGTCGAAGGCCGCGTTACCAAGGTGGAGACCTCGGTGGGCGACCTGGACAACCGCGTCAAGCAGCTGGAGAAGTACGCTTTCAGCCTGCGCCCCAGCCTGAGCGCTACCTACTACGTGGCCCGTGGCACGCGCGACATGGACTTTGACCGCCTGCTCCCCGGCACCGTCTTCAGCACCGGCGACGATGGCGACGGCGATACCGCCGATACCGCCGTGGACTGGGCGGACCTGAGCGGCAGCCGCTCCAAGGTAGTCAATTCGGAAGCGGGCTTCTACGGCTTCAGCAATGCGGGCGGCGCGGTCAGCAAGGAAGGCAATACCACCCTGTCTTTCGGCATCACCTTCGACAACGCTGGCAAGATCGACACCGCGACCAGCGCAACCACTGGCAAGTTCACCCCCAGTGCAGGCAAGCTGAACGTTAACAAGGTTGATGTGAATTTTGGTGTGCGTGCTGGTCTGCCCACCGCTGACAGCCGTTACCCCGATGTGGTTCAGGATGACGTGACCTATCGTCCCTTGTTCTTCTACTTCAAGCAGGGAACGGCAGCCTTTACCGTAGGCAATTCTCCTGTTACGGTGACTTTCGGCAAGGCGCTGAAGTTCAAGTTCGGGGATTATCTGTTCGACAATGACGCCACGGGTCGCGGTGACGGCTTCATCGTCAATGTGGACGGCAGCAACGTTCCTGTGATTGGGGCCTACAAGCCCAACATCACGGTGGTCTACGGCAGCCGTGGGGGTGCGGATGCCGCCTTCAACACTATTCCTCAGTACATTGTCAACCCGGCCGATCCGACTGGGAAGCTGATCGCCAACCCCGACGGCACCCGTGAGCTTGATTTCGTCAGCGCCGGCGCGTACAAGTATTACCGTGGCGTGCGTGCGGAAATCACGCCTATCGGCACCCTGAAGGCGGGCATCAACTATGCCCAGGAGTCGCTGGATGAAACTGGCGTCAATGCCGTCACGAACTTCGCCAAGGGTGTCGGCGCCACTGTGCCTTCCCCTGCAACTCCGGTTACGTTGCCCGGTGTTCTCAGTGGCCCCACCAATGTCGTGGCTTTCGGTGCAGACCTGCACGGCGCAGTGGCTGGCTGGCAGATCGACAGCGAATACGCCCAGAGCAGTGTGACGCGGACCACCTTCACTCCCAACACCGTTGCTACGGCCCCCGCTACCAGCGTGACTTTGAGCACCGCAACCACCACCGAGCGTGCGTTCTACGGTAAGGTGGCCGGCACCCTGGGACCAGTTAAGGTCTATGATCTGAACTATCGCAACATCACCGCCGGTTATGACGCGACGGCTGGCATCATGGAAGCCGATCCGACCGACGATGACAGCACCGCCCCTTACCACAACAACCAGAACGGCTTCGGCGTCAAGGTCGGCGGCGCGCTCGGCCCCGTGGCCCTGGGTGCGTACTACGACCGCGAAACCAACCACGCCGGTACGACCAGCTCGCTGATCACCGATCTGGGTGTGGCGGCCAAGGCCAACCTGTTCAATCTGGTGACGGTACGCGGCGGCTACTACCAGCTCAATAAGGGTGCGGACGCATACGAGAAGGTCAATGGACAGTCCGGTAACGGCACCCGCTACAGCGTGCGCGCCGATGTCACTCCTGGCTTCGGTCTGGCCATCGGTGGGTACTACAACTACTTCGCTCTGAACGGCAACCGTCAGCAGAGTGACAACTCCCTGTTCCGCAACAGCAAGTACAACAGCTACTTCGGTCTGGCGAACAACGAGTTCCTGGATTCGAACGGCTGCGGCGCCGATCACCCCGGCATCGCTGGCTCCGATACCGACGCTGTGGGCGGCGCGCTGAGCTTCTCGCTGGCCAACTTCACCGACAAGAACTGCTACACCGAGTACGGCGCGGAACTGACCCATAACGGCAAGGACGCCAGCGCGCTGGTCAAGGACCTGACCTTCCGCATCGGTTACGCTCAGCGTTACCGGAACTTCACCAACAGCTACAGCAACGCCTTCACCTACGGTGACGTGCTGTACGGCAAGAAGATTGGGATTGCTCAGGTGGACGTCAAGGCAGCCTTCGGGATTGACCGTTACACCGACGCCGAGCGCGATGCCAGCAACCTGACGGGTCTGTCTAACGTCAAGGACAACAGCAACGCTGCGGCCATTGGCGTCAAGGTGAGCACCGATCCGCTGAACGTGATCTTCAAGCCCAGCTTCGAGGGTCAGGTCGGCTACTACACCCGCAGCCACGATTACGGCAGCGGTCAGTACAACGTGGTCACCCCTGCTCAGGATGCTCAGCCTGCGACGCCGACCTCGGCGGCTACGCCTGCCACGCCTGAAGTCATTACCCCCACCAACAAGCCCGCGGACTACACCTCCAACGCGTTCAAGTACTCGGTGGGCGTGAAGCTCAATGAGTTCCTGCTGCCCAACACCAAACTGGCGGTGTACTACGCCGGCTACCAGGGCACCAACCGCGCCTACACCCCCTTCGTGAACGACACGGCTGGCAAGTACAGCGACGTCAACACCGGCGGCGCGACCGTCAAGCAGGACCTGCTGTACGTCGAAGGCAACTACTACGATCTGTCCTTCGGTTACGGCGTGGGCAACCTGCGTCTGCGCGGCGGAAGCAACGCTGCCCCTGCTGACGCACGCGGCCAGGTCTTCAAGATCAGCTACAAGGTCAACTTCTAAGCCCCAACGGGTTAGAGCTGCACCTTCCTCTTCCGTCCTGTTTCCTGAAAGCCCCCGCCAAGTGCGGGGGTTTTTCGTGTGTCGGGTCCAGGCATCTTCGGCCCAGCTCAGCCGCTAGACTGCCTGCATGCTTCCCGTGTTCGGACACCTCAATCCAGATACCGACGCCATCGCCTCCGCGCTGGTCTACGCCCGCCTGCTGTCGCGGCAGGGCCTTGCGGCTCAGGCCTACCGCCTGGGCGATCTCAATTTCGAGACGCCGTTCGTGCTGGAGCGGGCTGGGGTAGAAGCCCCGCCGCTGCTGCCCGCGCTGGAGGCCGGCATGGCGGTGGCCCTGGTGGACCACAACGAGAGTGCCCAGTCCGCGCCCAATCTGACGGACCTGAAGGTCACGCACGTCGTCGACCATCACAAGCTGGGCAACCTGACCACCATGCAGCCCGCCTTCCTGCGCTTCGAGCCGGTGGGCTGCACCGCCACGCTGCTGCTGAAGTTGCACCGCGAGGCCCGCCTGAGCGTGGAACAGCCCGATGCCATGCTGATGCTGAGCGCAGTCCTCAGCGACACCCTGCACTTTCGCAGCCCCACCACCACCCCCGATGACCGCGAGGCGGTGGCGTTCCTGGCCCCGATTGCCGGGGTGCGCGACGTGACGGCCTACGCGCTGGAGATGTTCGCGGCCAAGAGCGATCTGGGCGACACGCCCGCCGCCGAGCTGCTGAAGATGGACTACAAGGTCTTTCCCTTTGGCGATCCTCTTCAGCCGCAGCGCTGGGGCCTGGGCGTGATCGAGACCACCAATCCCGGGTACGTGTTCGGGCGTCAGGCCGAGCTGCTGGC
Encoded here:
- a CDS encoding S-layer homology domain-containing protein, yielding MKKSLLVLTAALAFGMAAAQTEAPASAPQVPALTDVPAGHWAKDAIDRLVGQGIILGYPDGTYRGTQNLTRYEAAVIIARLLDQVRTGEVPAGSIDADTLTALQNAIQELAADLAALGVRVSDLEENAVSRDDFTRLESRVEELASAGTATAPAGDAEAIANIQAQIDDLTARADDYDTLRADVDDNASSIAALNDLTVLLNQDILNLQDRTSAIEAAQADLVQKADFDTLSGRVGTVEGRVTKVETSVGDLDNRVKQLEKYAFSLRPSLSATYYVARGTRDMDFDRLLPGTVFSTGDDGDGDTADTAVDWADLSGSRSKVVNSEAGFYGFSNAGGAVSKEGNTTLSFGITFDNAGKIDTATSATTGKFTPSAGKLNVNKVDVNFGVRAGLPTADSRYPDVVQDDVTYRPLFFYFKQGTAAFTVGNSPVTVTFGKALKFKFGDYLFDNDATGRGDGFIVNVDGSNVPVIGAYKPNITVVYGSRGGADAAFNTIPQYIVNPADPTGKLIANPDGTRELDFVSAGAYKYYRGVRAEITPIGTLKAGINYAQESLDETGVNAVTNFAKGVGATVPSPATPVTLPGVLSGPTNVVAFGADLHGAVAGWQIDSEYAQSSVTRTTFTPNTVATAPATSVTLSTATTTERAFYGKVAGTLGPVKVYDLNYRNITAGYDATAGIMEADPTDDDSTAPYHNNQNGFGVKVGGALGPVALGAYYDRETNHAGTTSSLITDLGVAAKANLFNLVTVRGGYYQLNKGADAYEKVNGQSGNGTRYSVRADVTPGFGLAIGGYYNYFALNGNRQQSDNSLFRNSKYNSYFGLANNEFLDSNGCGADHPGIAGSDTDAVGGALSFSLANFTDKNCYTEYGAELTHNGKDASALVKDLTFRIGYAQRYRNFTNSYSNAFTYGDVLYGKKIGIAQVDVKAAFGIDRYTDAERDASNLTGLSNVKDNSNAAAIGVKVSTDPLNVIFKPSFEGQVGYYTRSHDYGSGQYNVVTPAQDAQPATPTSAATPATPEVITPTNKPADYTSNAFKYSVGVKLNEFLLPNTKLAVYYAGYQGTNRAYTPFVNDTAGKYSDVNTGGATVKQDLLYVEGNYYDLSFGYGVGNLRLRGGSNAAPADARGQVFKISYKVNF
- a CDS encoding manganese-dependent inorganic pyrophosphatase; translation: MLPVFGHLNPDTDAIASALVYARLLSRQGLAAQAYRLGDLNFETPFVLERAGVEAPPLLPALEAGMAVALVDHNESAQSAPNLTDLKVTHVVDHHKLGNLTTMQPAFLRFEPVGCTATLLLKLHREARLSVEQPDAMLMLSAVLSDTLHFRSPTTTPDDREAVAFLAPIAGVRDVTAYALEMFAAKSDLGDTPAAELLKMDYKVFPFGDPLQPQRWGLGVIETTNPGYVFGRQAELLAAMQAVRAADGLDGVLLGVVDILNETNRMLVASEREAAVVQAAFGAPTVANVADLGDRISRKKQIVPALEKHFELPS